The sequence CCGTCTTGAGTTTGTTCTGCGCCTCTGAATTTGTCAAATTGATTGTGTCATTCAGTTGCAAATGATTCACTACTTTGCCCTTGATAGAACTAGTTGGTCTGATAGGTCACAGAGTtagttagttaattattttactcTTTATCTCTCCAGGGATTGGTATAATCTTGAAAAGTCCAAGAGGGTGAAGGCGTTTCGTTGTGGGGAGTATGATGCTTGCATTGAGATAGCAAAAGCTTCTGTATCGACCACTAGTAAGAAGGCTGTCAAATATGCCCGCCGAGAAGATGCCATTGCCCATGCTCTAGAGATTGAGAGTGCACACCTTGCCAAAGATAACCCAGAGTGTATTGAGAAGGCTAGTACATCTGGTGAGGTTCCTAAAAGATGTTATTCCAGAAAGGGCAATGAGGACTCCGGGGATGTGGAGGACTCCGGGGATATGGCAGAGACTAAAGTTGCATTGCAGTCTAATAagtcttttaaaaaaaccaataagGTAAAAGCTTCTAAGGTGCAGCCCTTGTcagtgaagagaagaagaacaccaAATGACTCGGAAGATGATCGGACTGAAGGAAATAAACGAATGAGAGGACTTGAGGATATTGGACTGGGTGTAGGATCAAAAGGAAAGGTACATGTCGGTGCAGTGCTCGAGGATAAGCAggaaaataatgttaaaagtgATACAAACATCAATGGTTCTTTGACGAATGAGAGTCTTTCCAATGGTAGTAGCAGGGATTGCTCGCCGTCAATGAAAAGAACTAGGTCGCCTGTTAGAAATGCTAATGAATACTCTATAAGAAGAACCCGACAACGGCCACTAACAAAAGTGTTAGAGAGTACAGCTATGGTATCTGTTCCTCTTACCCGTGATGAACTTGTCAATTCTGATTGTTCGCCTCCTCCAGGGCTTTCAGAAAACAAAGTTTCTGCTGtaatcaaaaattataattcgGACAACAATGGGGTTTTATGTGAGAATGTCCCTGTTTCAAACGCTTCTGAAAACAATGTTGATGCGATCCATAGCAAGGCCAAAGAGAGTGAAATCTCGAACATATCACTTTCGGCAAATGATGACACGTCCAATGTGTTATTTGATGTTCCACTGATTGGAGAAGAAAATTACTCTACGGGTATAAATTGCTTAaccttttttataaaagttCTGGTGATTGTATATATCGAGTACATTTGCAGTGTGTCTCTATGTTTGTTCAAACTAATGTTACTTTTAGTTGGAAATTTTTGAATATCTCCACTATTAGGAAGAGAGGAAGCAGAATGGTACCTAAAAACCTTATATTGAATTTTTATCACATGATAGATTAGAGTGCTTATATGACCTATGTCTGGACAATCGTGATGCTTCATAATTCTTTTACTTGTCTATGTATGGCTAATTGTTTCTGCGTGTTTCTGGTCTTGCTTTAGGTTGATATTTTGGTGTCATTTCTTTCTCTGCCTGTTAGGATCAAACTCTAAATTCAGTAGATCGGATTTGTTCGCTTCTTTTTCTGGGTTGGGATCAGCATGACTTGAACTGACATCTGTTGTTGTTCCAGGAATTACGACGGCAGCGTTCACATGTTCTTCACCCACGAAGGCTGTTGTTTCTGGACCGACAAGGCGGGTTAGTCAGAGTAGCCATAATGATGTAGTGAAAAACGAAGGAAGTAATGGATTGATTGAGAAGAGCACTTCAAAGTGGCAGCTAAAAGGGAAAAGGAATTCAAGGCAGATGagtaaaaaacaagaagaaagaagaaatgctTACGCCGAAGCCAACAACAATTTTCTGTCTCGTTGCTCTGTCTCTGATCAAAAGCTAAACGGTCATTTCAGCTTTGGTACTCGAGCTATGGGAAAAAATTCTGAAATGTATAACGTGAAGATTGAGGAGGTAAAAGCCAGCTATAAGCCCCGGAATGTTCCACTGATTTCCCTTAGGAGTAAATTGAATGGTGAAGCTATTGTTGGGCATCCTTCAACGGTTGAAGTGCTTGAAGATGGATCATGTGACCTCATTGTGAGTCGTCATCTCAATCCCCTTGGTGTGCCAATGGTTGATGATGCGAAGCCAAAACCGTCATCAAAAAAGAAAGCCTCACATTTTCCTCCATATAAATCATCAAAGTCAAATAAATCTTTATCTCTATCCATAAAGACAAGGTGTCTCTCAACACTAAGTGGGCAGAAGCTGACAGTAAGTTGCAAGAAGaaggtgatgatagagaagACGAAAGAAAGAGTTGTAGCTTGCATCCCTCTTAAAGTAGCCTTCAGTAGGATAAATGAAGCACTGAAGGGATGAACGAGACAAGTGCACAGAGCATTGTAGGCAATACATGATGAGATGAGTTTGGTCTCTTTTCTATTTCCTGCCATTTGTTTCTTACGTTCATTTACCTCGGTTCTTAAGCATTCACCGAGATGAAATTAGCCCGGTCTTAGGGGGCGATGGATGGTGTTACTGTACAATACAGAGATACATATATAGGCCTTGTGAgaaagaacgaaaaaaaaaaggaagtgaagttgtatatacatatattctaAAGAGCTTATGTTTTGTCGCTTTGAGGTGTTTTAAGTTCCAACAACCCCTTAAACCTTCAAATTTTAAGGGGTTCGAATAGTAAACCTTCAAATTTGAAGGTGCACTATTGAGtcccttaaatttttttatatattttattttagtccTTGTAACATTTTTAGCTTACAAAAGTTCTATTAAGTTCAGTTGtttgaaatatatctatataaattcaattgtttgatttatatctacataaattctattatttaaaatattgtttgatatatttgatatatctatataaattctattattaatattgttgaatatattttttaattgtgtattttatattttatatgaaagttttgtgattataataaattattggTATTATTGTGGACTATAATGTAAATAGAAAAActtttagaaataaatttgaGGATGTACTATTCGACTAAGTCACTGTCAAACCCTTGTTTTGAAGGAAATCTCCTCTTAAATAAAGTCATTATAAATAGGCTTTTGTtgagaaataataatatgttttagacgttttgttttgtttttatattccATGTTTTCagacaatttttaaattaattttatattttttattattatttattttgtacagtattgtttataattggttaaattttctaaaaatagtcATTTCTAATTATGTGTGCTTTtagctaaaacatcttatattttgaaacatcttatatttttaattgcacTCTGTTTCATATGTGATTTGGGTGCGAtgtatttttatcatatttttgaatGACAAAGCGATTTGAGTGTGATAACAAAACACATGATTTCGTGTTTTCCcgtcaaaaatatgattttgtgttttcgCCAAAAGcgtaattttgtatttttctgcCACAAcatgattttatgtttttccgaATAAAACGTGATTTTCCTTTTCCTGCCTAAAACATGATTTTccgtttttttgataaaaacgAGATTTCTGTTTTCCTGAAAAAACGTGATTTTCCATTAACCTACAAAAAAAcgttattttctattttctcgCCAACAccgttattttctttttccataaaaacgagattttgtttttcaactaaaaacgttattttatattattattatttttttaatcattaaatataatattttattaattagatataataaaataattaagggTACATTAGTAAATATACTCATAAGTCACACTTGTTAAACCCCAATCGCATCTTTAAACTCTGTTCCTGCTCCGACTAGGTTAATAGTAAAATATGAGAACTAATCGTTTGACAAAAGTGCTTGAATCAAACCACACAATAATAGCTTTGCCATTCGGTGTTGACATGCGATTACAGTCATCACACCGCACCCTAATCGGGTTACTATTCGGGGCCTAAGGATTATGTTAGAAAAAGCTCAAACATGGTtccaattttttctaaaaatctaagtaaaaaagaaagaatcattGCCAATTCTAGACTACTACATATTGGAATGGATATTGGAAACTCTGACCTATattagttggtttggtttgctTTTGGTAAACagttattttggtttctttaatttatgcCGAATGAAATCGTATATTTTGCTATTAAGTTCAATCTTCTTGAGACAATGTGCTAAATTTGGCAAAACCTAAAAGTTAAACACTTTCCGAAACGCTAAACccacttttaaaaaataaaaatttaagaagaTAATTATGAATAAACCACAATATAAGTTTGAGTCAtcattagatagatatattataaatctaaaataacttattattaaaTTGGGAAATtgtctttagtcaagtggttacaaCATCACATTTGCAATCGATCCCACCGGAATTTGGCTCTATCTATAGGAATTGACTATAgatcaaattcatttttttatcatataataaaaaaaaacatttgtagcTAATCTACCgctaatcaattttaaaattttttagtaACTTTGTAGCTAATATATCGCTAATCAACATGTGGATgttgttgatttttcttttaggttattctaaatcgaagaaaaaaagaaaaaaaatgttaatataaaaaaaaatatgaaccaTCGATATTCGGggagataaagaaaataagattaaccAAACAAATCTAAGTACAGTTTTTTCGAATTACCctcaaaaataatttactacttttagaatatatatatattagtataaatttatgtgtttatatgtaagctttttaatttaaaacaacatTACATATCTCTTGTCAAAAGAATCACAATGTCATTTTCCAAATTTGCTATCTTTTGTGTCGTCATTGTTTCCATAGCTAGCCTTCATGagtgtatgttatatatatatatatatatatgtggtttaTTGTTCATTGTTTGTCATCATCACCACCTCTATAATCACAATTGAATACtccataattttttcaaatgatGTTCTTATATATAGGTAATTTCTTCAAAGACCTTACGCGTCCACCTTTGAAAGATCCatgcttttttaaaaacattttaacaaacatgaaagCCTACTGCTGCCGAGATCTTGTTCGAAAGGCGTTGATATGCTATGACACCTTAAAAGAATGTAGGAGTAAggtcaacaaaaataattgtaatccttatgcaaaaaaaactaaaaaaatttgacaaatattTATACGTACCAAATATTTTCATACGTTACTCATAACACAAgttgtatgttttaattttaattcactATATTCAGTTATGTAATGCAAAATGATAaccttttttctcttatttttatgGGCACATGCTATTACAAAATGATAAACCTACGACGTATTTTTATTTACACATACACGGATTTATACGATTTATAGAATCTATACACGTGCAAGAGTTATATTGCGGGTGACGTTTGAGTTTGTAGTATTGACTTGCATTTATTTAAGTTGGAGTGTTAAGTTGCAAAAGATATTATTTGAAAAGCATCTTTTGCACAAAACCCTTTTATTTTCATCATAATATTAACAATACGTTTATGAAAACATTGTATGATGATAATTCATCTAACCTTTTCCTTATCCCTTTACACTGGCATATTAATATCCCATCCAAGTTCAAGCTTCACTTTAGAGGTTTCTTAGTTTGCTTATGACACATTCAAATGGATATTGCGTTCATATTCTTCATGCAATAATTTGTGATTCATGTGGTTAATTTGTGATAGAAGACTCGCCCGTTTTCACCATCATTCTGCTTAGTGCTTTTCCAGTGATATTGGACATTCATGAAAATGAAGTCAACATATGCTCATATATCAAACTGCATCGAAGCAATTACTTTTCGTTAAGATCTAAAATGATTGAAccagttttttttcaaagagtATTGCCAAGAaagtttttattgttgttgtgagTTTAGAATTCAGGATTCTCCCAAGTGCTTAAAATACAGTTAATAAATTagagaaaatttattttattgctATGATAAATTAAGAGAATCTTTAAttctatatttaattttttaaaaaatgcattttgctatattttaggtgaattattatatcatatactaTTGTTCATTTaaagttgaacattttttttagatgagTGGATGGGTCAATTGAAATATcgtttattgatatatatatatatatatatatatatatatacttgagtTTAGTGATTTAAAAACATATGATCAAATAATTTGTGGTTTGGTAAATTAGTCATGAATAACTATAAACCAAAACAACTATTCAAGGTTAATGGTGAACTTTATTGACAAGTTtctttaaaaacatatatttcacCACATATTCATAGTCATATGGATGAGAATAAGTGGACAACCCATCttattacatattaaaattttgtaaattatatcgATAAAAAGTTGTCTATATGTTCAAATCATCGTGGATAAGATAAAACTAATTTGAACATGTAAAGAATTTGAACAGTTTTATTAACCATCCATGTATAAACGAACTAatgttcaaatatatataaatggacaatgtataatataattcatTTAATACATATAGCAAAATGCAtcttaaaatctataaaaattatattcacgatgtattatacaaaaataagtagaaaatattttgataatagctttataaataagaaaaagaaaagagaaagaaagaaaaatagaaagagaaataGAGAGGGGGAAATAAtcaggagaaaaaaagaaaaaaaaaagatagaattggtactatcattttttttggatataggTTCATCATTTTTGAGGTACTATCTTCCAATTTGTGGACAAACAATCTTCAAAGTGTCTACTTCTTTGAAAGtgtgttatttttataaagaggTTTACAAAGTGTGttatacaaacatttttttttaccagatGTGGCTAGCTTTAGAAGTCTCAAATTATCTCTTTTATtagtaataaactaaaaatttaaatttactacAAATGTTTCAGTTTACTAGCTCCCAAACCAATGGAATGAAATTTCTTAAGAGAGGAAAATAGCCAAGTTGAAGAAAGATAAAACCTTTAATGTGAAATGTGTTTACAAAACGTGATGACAAATTTGAGGCTCTTCAGTCCCTTATGTGAAATAACCAACTCAGCTCTTCcaaattctcttttcttttattagtttgaGATTTAAATAGAATCTTAATGACTTTAAATGTTAagtagaatttgtttttattcaatcaagactatttaaaacttttttaaaatttggtgttattagttgtggatttgtaaaagcTTATCTAAAATCTTCagaaatctagtgttattggattaagagttttataaagtcattaaaagttttatgttattcaactaaaacaaaaaaatatagattgttaacaaattcaattattatgttattgatttaggattttatatatttttcttcatagaaaaagtcatgaaaacaaCCTCACCAAATAG comes from Camelina sativa cultivar DH55 chromosome 19, Cs, whole genome shotgun sequence and encodes:
- the LOC104766027 gene encoding uncharacterized protein At1g51745-like isoform X3, which translates into the protein MGSSDERNSNAIDASVGGLVWVRRRNGSWWPGRIMAHHEVPDGTIVSPKSGTPIKLLGRADASVDWYNLEKSKRVKAFRCGEYDACIEIAKASVSTTSKKAVKYARREDAIAHALEIESAHLAKDNPECIEKASTSGEVPKRCYSRKGNEDSGDVEDSGDMAETKVALQSNKSFKKTNKVKASKVQPLSVKRRRTPNDSEDDRTEGNKRMRGLEDIGLGVGSKGKVHVGAVLEDKQENNVKSDTNINGSLTNESLSNGSSRDCSPSMKRTRSPVRNANEYSIRRTRQRPLTKVLESTAMVSVPLTRDELVNSDCSPPPGLSENKVSAVIKNYNSDNNGVLCENVPVSNASENNVDAIHSKAKESEISNISLSANDDTSNVLFDVPLIGEENYSTGITTAAFTCSSPTKAVVSGPTRRVSQSSHNDVVKNEGSNGLIEKSTSKWQLKGKRNSRQMSKKQEERRNAYAEANNNFLSRCSVSDQKLNGHFSFGTRAMGKNSEMYNVKIEEVKASYKPRNVPLISLRSKLNGEAIVGHPSTVEVLEDGSCDLIVSRHLNPLGVPMVDDAKPKPSSKKKASHFPPYKSSKSNKSLSLSIKTRCLSTLSGQKLTVSCKKKVMIEKTKERVVACIPLKVAFSRINEALKG
- the LOC104766027 gene encoding uncharacterized protein At1g51745-like isoform X1, producing MGSSDERNSNAIDASVGGLVWVRRRNGSWWPGRIMAHHEVPDGTIVSPKSGTPIKLLGRADASVDWYNLEKSKRVKAFRCGEYDACIEIAKASVSTTSKKAVKYARREDAIAHALEIESAHLAKDNPECIEKASTSGEVPKRCYSRKGNEDSGDVEDSGDMAETKVALQSNKSFKKTNKVKASKVQPLSVKRRRTPNDSEDDRTEGNKRMRGLEDIGLGVGSKGKVHVGAVLEDKQENNVKSDTNINGSLTNESLSNGSSRDCSPSMKRTRSPVRNANEYSIRRTRQRPLTKVLESTAMVSVPLTRDELVNSDCSPPPGLSENKVSAVIKNYNSDNNGVLCENVPVSNASENNVDAIHSKAKESEISNISLSANDDTSNVLFDVPLIGEENYSTGITTAAFTCSSPTKAVVSGPTRRVSQSSHNDVVKNEGSNGLIEKSTSKWQLKGKRNSRQMSKKQEERRNAYAEANNNFLSRCSVSDQKLNGHFSFGTRAMGKNSEMYNVKIEEVKASYKPRNVPLISLRSKLNGEAIVGHPSTVEVLEDGSCDLIVSRHLNPLGVPMVDDAKPKPSSKKKASHFPPYKSSKSNKSLSLSIKTRCLSTLSGQKLTVSCKKKVMIEKTKERVVACIPLKVAFSRINEALKG
- the LOC104766027 gene encoding uncharacterized protein At1g51745-like isoform X2 is translated as MGSSDERNSNAIDASVGGLVWVRRRNGSWWPGRIMAHHEVPDGTIVSPKSGTPIKLLGRADASVDWYNLEKSKRVKAFRCGEYDACIEIAKASVSTTSKKAVKYARREDAIAHALEIESAHLAKDNPECIEKASTSGEVPKRCYSRKGNEDSGDVEDSGDMAETKVALQSNKSFKKTNKVKASKVQPLSVKRRRTPNDSEDDRTEGNKRMRGLEDIGLGVGSKGKVHVGAVLEDKQENNVKSDTNINGSLTNESLSNGSSRDCSPSMKRTRSPVRNANEYSIRRTRQRPLTKVLESTAMVSVPLTRDELVNSDCSPPPGLSENKVSAVIKNYNSDNNGVLCENVPVSNASENNVDAIHSKAKESEISNISLSANDDTSNVLFDVPLIGEENYSTGITTAAFTCSSPTKAVVSGPTRRVSQSSHNDVVKNEGSNGLIEKSTSKWQLKGKRNSRQMSKKQEERRNAYAEANNNFLSRCSVSDQKLNGHFSFGTRAMGKNSEMYNVKIEEVKASYKPRNVPLISLRSKLNGEAIVGHPSTVEVLEDGSCDLIVSRHLNPLGVPMVDDAKPKPSSKKKASHFPPYKSSKSNKSLSLSIKTRCLSTLSGQKLTVSCKKKVMIEKTKERVVACIPLKVAFSRINEALKG